A window of the Limanda limanda chromosome 8, fLimLim1.1, whole genome shotgun sequence genome harbors these coding sequences:
- the lrrc4ca gene encoding leucine rich repeat containing 4C, genome duplicate a: MLNKMTSYQQQQMMRGPRWNRALSDPLLVLLLALQLLVVAGLVRAQTCPSVCSCSNQFSKVICTRRGLRDVPDGISTNTRYLNLQENLIQVIKVDSFKHLRHLEILQLSKNHIRKIELGAFNGLASLNTLELFDNRLTTIPNGAFEYLSKLKELWLRNNPVESIPSYAFNRVPSLRRLDLGELKRLTYISEGAFEGLSNLRYLNLGMCNLKEIPNLIPLVKLDELEMSGNQLSVIRPGSFKGLIHLQKLWMMHAQIQIIERNSFDDLQSLVELNLAHNNLTLLPHDLFTPLHHLERVHLHHNPWNCNCDILWLSWWLKEMVPANTSCCARCSSPTHHKGRYIGELDQNYFHCYAPVIVEPPTDLNVTEGSAAELKCRASSLTSVSWITPNGSIMTHGAYKIRISVLNDGTLNFTNVTMQDTGTYTCMVSNSAGNTTASATLNVSSTENSSFSYFTTVTVETIETLQNEGFTTSVQQKVGPTPSASSWESVSATSTTTTTLRTPLFTRATEKTYPIPVTELGGDGLLNGLDEVMKTTKIIIGCFVAITLMAAVMLIIFYKMRKQHHQQNHHAPQRTIEIINVDEDCVTGGQGMEGHLTLPPLEHEHLNHYNTYKSAYNHATLNSIHSSAHEPLLIRASSKDNVQETQI, translated from the coding sequence ATGTTAAACAAGATGACCTcctatcagcagcagcagatgatgcGAGGTCCTAGGTGGAACCGGGCCTTGTCCGACCCTTTGCTCGTGCTGCTTCTGGCCCTCCAGCTGCTGGTGGTGGCAGGGCTGGTACGTGCGCAGACGTGCCCCTCTGTCTGCTCCTGTAGTAACCAGTTCAGCAAAGTCATCTGCACCCGCCGAGGCCTGCGGGACGTCCCCGATGGCATCTCGACAAACACACGCTACCTGAATCTGCAGGAAAATCTCATTCAGGTCATAAAGGTGGACAGCTTCAAGCATCTGAGACACCTGGAGATCCTGCAGCTGAGCAAAAACCACATCCGCAAAATTGAGCTGGGTGCCTTCAATGGACTGGCCAGCCTCAATACCTTGGAGCTTTTTGATAACCGCCTCACCACCATCCCAAACGGGGCATTTGAGTACCTGTCCAAACTAAAGGAGCTTTGGCTGAGGAATAATCCCGTGGAGAGCATTCCCTCCTATGCTTTCAACAGAGTGCCCTCATTACGGCGGCTGGACCTCGGGGAGCTCAAGCGGCTCACCTACATTTCTGAGGGGGCCTTTGAAGGGCTGAGCAATCTACGCTACTTAAATCTGGGAATGTGCAATCTGAAGGAAATTCCAAACCTTATACCCTTGGTGAAGCTGGATGAACTGGAGATGTCGGGGAACCAGCTATCTGTCATCCGGCCTGGCTCTTTTAAAGGACTCATCCATTTGCAAAAGCTGTGGATGATGCATGCCCAGATCCAGATCATAGAAAGGAACTCTTTTGATGACCTGCAGTCGCTAGTGGAGCTCAACCTAGCCCACAACAACCTCACCCTGTTGCCCCACGATCTCTTCACTCCTTTACATCACCTGGAGAGGGTGCACTTGCACCACAACCCCTGGAATTGTAACTGTGACATCCTCTGGCTGAGCTGGTGGCTCAAAGAGATGGTCCCAGCAAACACTAGCTGCTGTGCCCGCTGCAGCTCCCCCACCCACCACAAGGGCCGGTACATCGGCGAGCTGGACCAGAACTACTTTCACTGTTATGCTCCTGTTATTGTGGAGCCTCCCACAGACCTAAATGTGACAGAGGGGAGCGCTGCCGAGTTGAAATGCAGAGCCagctctctgacctctgtgagCTGGATTACGCCGAACGGCTCCATCATGACACACGGAGCGTACAAGATCCGAATCTCGGTGCTGAACGACGGCACGCTGAACTTCACTAACGTCACCATGCAGGACACAGGCACCTATACGTGTATGGTTAGTAATTCTGCCGGGAACACGACAGCCTCCGCCACACTCAACGTGTCCTCGACAGAGAACAGCAGCTTCAGCTACTTCACCACGGTAACAGTGGAGACCATAGAGACGCTGCAAAATGAGGGCTTCACCACCAGTGTGCAACAGAAGGTGGGCCCCACCCCCTCGGCTAGCTCGTGGGAGTCTGTCTCAGCCACGTCGACAACGACCACCACGCTGCGGACCCCGCTCTTCACCCGCGCCACGGAGAAGACTTACCCGATCCCCGTCACGGAGCTGGGCGGGGACGGCCTACTCAACGGCTtggacgaggtgatgaagacgaCCAAGATCATCATCGGCTGCTTCGTGGCGATCACGCTAATGGCCGCCGTTATGTTGATTATCTTCTACAAGATGCGCAAACAGCACCACCAGCAGAACCACCACGCACCGCAACGCACTATTGAGATCATTAATGTGGACGAGGACTGCGTAACAGGGGGCCAGGGGATGGAGGGCCACCTGACTCTGCCTCCCCTTGAGCATGAGCACCTCAACCACTATAACACCTACAAGAGTGCGTACAACCATGCCACTCTCAACTCCATACACAGCTCCGCGCACGAACCTTTGTTAATCCGGGCCAGCTCAAAAGACAATGTACAAGAGACCCAGATctaa